One genomic segment of Trichococcus shcherbakoviae includes these proteins:
- the trpX gene encoding tryptophan ABC transporter substrate-binding protein, with protein MKKLFRARASILTLMAATVLMACGNSDANNSDTSSDGSAASSTDSINPDLPYIGIMQLTTHPALDQIGEGIIDQLEEAGYVDGETATIDFQNAQGDQSNMQSIAERFVSNDADIMIGIATPAAQALANASSDIPIILGAITDPVAASLVDSMEKPGGNITGVSDKTPARDQFILIQQLLPDAKTIGILYSSAEDNSISSAKEAEEIAASLGLKTVTKTVTSTNDIAQVAESLASEVDAIYVPTDNTIASGLATLIPVADAYNIPVFPAVDTMVEEGGLATIGLNQYALGTQTGAVAADVLAGADPATYPVQYATGIQLVINRAKADQLGITIPDDIAQNAIFVGEGE; from the coding sequence ATGAAAAAATTATTCAGAGCACGCGCAAGTATCTTGACCCTAATGGCAGCGACAGTATTGATGGCATGCGGCAATTCGGATGCCAATAATTCGGACACCTCTTCGGACGGTTCCGCTGCAAGCTCCACCGACAGCATCAATCCGGATTTGCCTTACATCGGCATCATGCAATTGACGACCCATCCGGCACTCGATCAGATCGGGGAAGGCATCATCGACCAATTGGAAGAAGCCGGGTATGTGGACGGCGAAACGGCAACGATCGATTTCCAGAATGCACAGGGCGACCAGTCAAATATGCAGTCGATAGCGGAGCGGTTCGTTTCGAATGATGCGGATATCATGATCGGCATCGCTACCCCTGCAGCACAAGCTTTGGCGAATGCTTCCAGCGATATTCCGATCATTTTGGGGGCCATCACGGATCCGGTGGCTGCCAGTCTTGTGGATTCAATGGAAAAACCGGGCGGCAACATCACCGGCGTCAGCGACAAGACTCCGGCCCGCGACCAGTTTATTTTGATTCAACAGTTGCTTCCTGATGCCAAAACAATCGGTATCCTTTACTCATCCGCAGAGGACAATTCAATCAGTTCCGCTAAAGAGGCTGAAGAAATTGCTGCTTCATTAGGCTTGAAGACAGTCACGAAAACAGTCACTTCAACGAACGATATCGCACAGGTCGCTGAAAGTCTTGCTTCTGAAGTGGATGCCATCTACGTGCCGACAGACAACACCATCGCAAGCGGCTTAGCGACATTGATCCCGGTTGCGGATGCTTACAACATCCCGGTGTTCCCTGCTGTTGATACGATGGTAGAAGAAGGCGGGTTGGCGACGATCGGTTTGAATCAATACGCGCTGGGTACCCAAACCGGAGCTGTGGCAGCCGATGTTCTGGCTGGAGCCGATCCCGCTACTTACCCTGTACAATACGCGACCGGTATTCAACTGGTCATCAATCGAGCTAAAGCCGATCAATTGGGCATCACGATTCCTGATGATATCGCACAGAATGCTATCTTTGTAGGTGAAGGAGAGTAA
- a CDS encoding ABC transporter permease, whose product MNMIISAVSQGLLWSILALGLFVSFRILDLADMTTEGSFPLGAAVAVQAITLGANPYIAIIFAIIAGSSAGLITGFLITKLQIPSLLAGILTMTGLYSINLRVMGRANISLLGKDTIFTVFQNMNLPRHFDTITLGLLVVVLIIGLYVIFFKTEFGQAVIATGDNEAMARSLGISTNTMKIVGLMISNGIVALAGSIIAQDNGYADISMGIGTIVIGLASIIIGEVLFTNVSFKMRLVCLMLGSVLYRLIMVMVLEAGMNPNDFKLISAVLLTFFLALPKIKETYYMYSLRKKVKRND is encoded by the coding sequence ATGAACATGATTATTTCCGCCGTCTCCCAAGGGTTGCTTTGGAGTATTCTGGCACTGGGTTTATTTGTAAGTTTCCGTATATTGGATTTGGCTGACATGACTACCGAGGGTTCGTTTCCCCTCGGTGCGGCTGTCGCTGTTCAAGCCATCACTTTAGGCGCCAATCCTTATATCGCTATTATATTTGCCATCATTGCCGGCAGTTCAGCTGGATTGATAACTGGTTTTTTGATCACAAAATTGCAGATTCCCAGCCTTTTGGCGGGTATTCTGACGATGACTGGCCTCTATTCCATCAACCTGCGCGTGATGGGTAGAGCAAACATCAGTCTGTTGGGCAAGGATACGATTTTCACCGTTTTCCAAAACATGAATCTCCCAAGACATTTCGACACGATTACGTTGGGCTTGTTGGTAGTCGTATTGATTATTGGGCTCTACGTCATCTTTTTCAAAACGGAATTCGGTCAAGCTGTCATCGCGACAGGTGACAATGAAGCGATGGCCCGCTCATTGGGTATTTCCACAAATACGATGAAAATCGTCGGCCTGATGATCTCGAACGGTATCGTCGCATTGGCTGGATCCATCATCGCTCAGGACAATGGCTACGCCGACATCAGCATGGGTATCGGAACGATCGTCATCGGTCTGGCTTCGATCATCATCGGCGAAGTATTGTTCACTAATGTTTCTTTCAAAATGCGTTTGGTTTGCCTGATGCTCGGTTCGGTTCTGTACCGTCTGATTATGGTGATGGTATTGGAAGCAGGCATGAACCCGAATGACTTCAAGTTGATTTCAGCTGTATTGTTGACCTTCTTCTTGGCGTTGCCGAAAATCAAGGAAACCTACTACATGTACTCTTTGCGAAAGAAGGTGAAGCGAAATGATTAA
- a CDS encoding ATP-binding cassette domain-containing protein, with protein MINQEAMLTMSHVSKTFYPGSPNQVNALQDVNLTVRQGDFITLVGGNGAGKSTLLNAISGNFLPDTGDIIVNGQNVTFLKEDKRAPYISRVFQDPKMGTAPRMTVQENLSLAYRRGQKRTLRFGTSHEEKAFFKEELKKLGLGLENRMGSDIGLLSGGQRQAIALLMATMKRPDILLLDEHTAALDPKTAKLVLELTNQQVLDNNLTSIMITHNLQDAIQYGNRMLVLHHGQIMKDYDAEMKKSLTPEKIFAELQELSIQDILV; from the coding sequence ATGATTAATCAAGAAGCGATGTTGACGATGTCACATGTCTCCAAAACGTTCTACCCTGGTTCACCCAATCAGGTCAACGCACTGCAGGACGTCAATCTGACGGTCAGACAAGGCGATTTCATCACCTTGGTCGGAGGCAACGGAGCCGGCAAATCAACCTTGTTGAATGCCATTTCCGGAAACTTCCTGCCTGATACAGGCGACATCATCGTGAACGGACAGAATGTTACATTCCTGAAAGAAGATAAGCGCGCGCCATACATCAGTCGGGTCTTCCAGGATCCAAAAATGGGGACCGCTCCACGGATGACGGTGCAGGAAAACTTATCCTTGGCATACCGCAGAGGCCAAAAACGGACGCTGCGCTTCGGAACTTCGCATGAAGAAAAAGCATTCTTCAAAGAGGAACTGAAGAAATTGGGCTTAGGCCTTGAAAACCGGATGGGCTCCGACATCGGGCTGTTGTCCGGTGGTCAGAGACAAGCCATCGCTCTGCTGATGGCAACGATGAAAAGACCGGACATCTTGCTGTTGGATGAACATACGGCAGCGTTGGATCCGAAAACGGCTAAATTGGTTCTCGAATTGACGAATCAACAAGTCCTCGACAACAACCTGACCAGCATCATGATCACCCACAACCTGCAGGACGCGATCCAGTACGGTAATCGCATGCTGGTGTTGCATCACGGTCAAATCATGAAGGATTATGACGCTGAAATGAAAAAATCATTGACGCCCGAAAAAATATTTGCTGAACTTCAGGAGTTATCCATCCAAGACATCTTGGTCTGA
- a CDS encoding LD-carboxypeptidase, which produces MWHPGNAIGFISCSNGLTNNDRSLEMVSSLSRKLKDDFGLETVMGDVLFLDKETQQTEAPASRAGALLSLYSDASVKAIFDLSGGDLANEILPYLDFGIIKKNPKPYFGYSDNSVIVNAIQAKTGIQNILYNPKVLVSQEEAFQTQALRDLSSVNDADWTSTFGIGGNSASEQSSVVFAGGNLRCFLKLAGTPYWPELENKVLVLESAGGRYEAMCSGLAQLEQLSAFEKINGMLIGQFTQIELDGKKAAFLAVCRDYASRYGFPVWETAFIGHDDRSKPIRIG; this is translated from the coding sequence ATGTGGCATCCGGGAAATGCGATCGGCTTCATCAGCTGTTCGAACGGATTGACGAATAATGATCGCTCGTTGGAAATGGTTTCGTCACTCAGCCGGAAACTCAAGGATGATTTTGGCCTTGAGACCGTAATGGGTGACGTACTCTTCCTGGACAAAGAGACACAGCAAACCGAGGCCCCTGCATCCCGTGCAGGGGCTTTATTGTCTCTTTATTCCGATGCGAGCGTAAAAGCGATATTTGACTTATCCGGCGGGGATTTAGCCAATGAAATATTGCCTTATCTCGATTTCGGTATCATCAAAAAGAATCCGAAACCCTACTTCGGCTACAGCGATAATTCTGTGATCGTGAATGCGATCCAAGCCAAGACCGGCATCCAGAATATCCTCTATAACCCAAAAGTGCTCGTGAGCCAGGAGGAAGCATTCCAAACACAAGCCCTCCGTGATTTATCCAGCGTTAACGATGCAGACTGGACCAGCACGTTCGGAATAGGCGGAAACAGTGCCTCTGAGCAATCTTCGGTAGTTTTTGCAGGCGGGAATCTGCGTTGTTTCCTGAAGCTGGCAGGGACCCCTTATTGGCCGGAATTGGAAAACAAAGTGTTGGTCCTCGAATCGGCAGGCGGCAGGTACGAAGCGATGTGCAGCGGGTTGGCGCAACTGGAACAATTGAGCGCGTTCGAAAAAATCAACGGTATGCTCATCGGGCAATTCACGCAAATCGAGTTGGATGGAAAAAAGGCCGCTTTTCTGGCTGTGTGCAGGGACTATGCTTCGCGGTACGGGTTCCCTGTGTGGGAAACTGCATTCATCGGACATGATGACCGTTCCAAGCCGATCCGCATCGGCTGA
- a CDS encoding aspartate carbamoyltransferase catalytic subunit yields the protein MMQTTNQIALKNFVSVEELTNLEIMSLILRASEFKNGVQPDRDLTEGIYASNLFFENSTRTHKSFEMAEHKLGMKVISFDTSTSSVSKGETLYDTVLTLSAIGVDVVVIRHSAEAYYKELIESPGITASIVNGGDGAGQHPSQCLLDLLTIYEEFHTFSGVKVAICGDLSHSRVAKTNMQMLQRLGATIYFTGPEEWYDSTFDQYGTHKEIDDIIGVVDVMMLLRVQTERHGGKAMRYTKAEYLDKFGLTVAREARMKETAIIMHPAPVNRDVELADSLVECRRSRIVTQMKNGVFARMAILEAIANGRTTNV from the coding sequence ATGATGCAGACAACAAATCAGATCGCATTAAAAAACTTTGTAAGTGTCGAGGAACTCACGAATCTGGAAATCATGTCGCTGATCCTGCGGGCATCCGAATTCAAAAACGGCGTCCAACCAGATCGGGATTTGACTGAGGGCATCTACGCTTCGAACTTGTTTTTCGAGAACAGCACACGCACACACAAAAGTTTCGAAATGGCGGAACACAAGTTGGGGATGAAAGTCATCAGCTTTGACACTTCGACCAGCAGCGTCAGCAAAGGCGAGACGCTTTATGACACGGTTTTGACCTTATCGGCGATCGGCGTGGATGTGGTCGTTATCCGCCACAGTGCGGAAGCCTACTACAAAGAATTGATCGAAAGCCCAGGTATCACCGCGTCAATCGTGAACGGCGGAGATGGCGCCGGCCAGCATCCGAGCCAGTGCTTGTTGGACCTATTGACGATCTACGAAGAATTCCATACTTTCAGCGGAGTTAAGGTAGCCATATGCGGCGACTTGTCTCACTCACGTGTAGCGAAAACAAACATGCAGATGCTGCAGCGCCTCGGAGCGACCATTTATTTCACGGGTCCGGAAGAGTGGTACGATTCTACTTTCGATCAATACGGAACGCACAAGGAAATCGATGACATCATCGGAGTAGTCGATGTCATGATGCTGCTCCGCGTCCAAACAGAACGCCATGGCGGCAAAGCGATGCGCTACACTAAAGCCGAGTATCTAGATAAATTCGGCTTGACCGTCGCTCGGGAAGCACGCATGAAGGAAACAGCCATCATCATGCATCCCGCTCCGGTAAACCGAGATGTGGAATTGGCGGACAGCCTAGTGGAATGCCGCCGCTCACGAATCGTGACGCAAATGAAAAATGGCGTCTTTGCCAGAATGGCCATATTGGAAGCCATCGCAAACGGAAGAACGACAAACGTATAA
- a CDS encoding dihydroorotase produces the protein MSVWIKNAKMLGQKEELIPVEIYVKDDKIAAIGQDLQGTAEDATVIDAKGGLVTPGLIDVHVHLREPGFTYKETIETGTQAAARGGFTTVCAMPNLNPVPDTADKFADIQQLIKDTAIIKVKQYAPITENLRSDVLTDQKQLLEAGAFAFTNDGVGVQTAGTMYLAMKEAAKNNVALVAHTEDDSLLFGGVMHKGTRSDELDLPGILSVTESTQIARDVLLAEATGCHYHVCHVSTKESVRVIRDAKRAGIHVTAEVAPHHLILIDGSIPTDTAIYKMNPPLRGAEDRAALIEGLLDGTIDCIATDHAPHGEEEKQGSMVGAPFGIVGIETAFQLMYSNFVLGGVFTLKQLVDWMTVKPAALFGMESGTLDIGAQADIAIFDLENEYEIRSEDFLSKATNTPFTGWKVKGETLYTLVDGKVVYTK, from the coding sequence ATGTCAGTTTGGATAAAAAATGCGAAAATGTTGGGTCAAAAAGAGGAACTTATTCCTGTTGAGATATATGTGAAAGACGATAAAATTGCCGCAATCGGCCAGGATCTGCAAGGAACGGCTGAGGATGCGACAGTCATCGATGCCAAGGGCGGTCTGGTAACTCCAGGATTGATCGACGTGCATGTACACTTGCGTGAACCGGGCTTCACCTATAAAGAGACAATCGAAACAGGAACACAGGCAGCCGCTCGCGGAGGCTTCACTACTGTCTGCGCGATGCCAAACCTGAATCCAGTTCCGGATACGGCAGATAAATTCGCTGATATCCAACAGCTGATCAAAGATACTGCCATCATTAAAGTCAAACAGTACGCGCCCATCACCGAGAATTTGCGCAGCGACGTGCTGACCGATCAGAAGCAATTGTTGGAAGCCGGCGCTTTCGCCTTCACTAACGACGGTGTCGGTGTCCAAACTGCCGGAACGATGTATTTGGCAATGAAGGAAGCCGCAAAGAATAACGTCGCTCTTGTTGCACATACCGAAGACGACTCCCTGTTGTTCGGAGGCGTGATGCATAAAGGGACCCGTTCCGACGAATTGGATCTGCCCGGCATCTTGAGCGTGACGGAATCGACGCAAATCGCCCGCGATGTGCTTTTGGCGGAAGCGACAGGCTGTCATTACCATGTCTGCCATGTTTCCACGAAAGAAAGCGTACGCGTCATCCGGGATGCCAAACGTGCAGGGATCCACGTCACTGCCGAAGTCGCTCCGCATCACTTGATTCTGATAGATGGGTCGATCCCAACGGACACTGCCATCTACAAAATGAACCCGCCATTACGCGGTGCTGAAGATCGTGCAGCTTTGATCGAAGGTTTGTTGGACGGCACGATCGACTGCATCGCAACCGATCACGCTCCGCATGGCGAAGAAGAAAAGCAAGGCAGCATGGTCGGCGCTCCGTTCGGCATCGTCGGCATCGAGACAGCTTTCCAATTGATGTATTCCAACTTCGTTTTGGGTGGGGTCTTCACCTTAAAACAACTGGTCGATTGGATGACCGTCAAGCCTGCAGCGTTGTTCGGCATGGAATCCGGGACTCTGGATATCGGCGCTCAAGCGGATATCGCCATCTTCGATCTGGAGAATGAATACGAAATCCGCAGCGAAGATTTCCTTTCTAAAGCTACAAATACACCTTTCACCGGCTGGAAAGTCAAAGGCGAAACACTTTATACATTAGTGGATGGCAAGGTCGTCTACACAAAATAA
- a CDS encoding YitT family protein — protein MTKHLKNMLLVIVAVTITAIGASFTVKANVGVGAYEALNMSINQLSGIKIGTLAIILNIICVAIQWLLMKKDFPLRQLFQIPVTLILGQVMNLMLYTVFSGLTIDQYWVKIAMVILGGIIASIGVGSMMALNYINMPLEGACMAFSNRFGFNFGKVRQIVDVLLIAAALLITFSTETTITVREGTIISMLLFPPSMNFVYEKIRSSAAAQGLSIDLD, from the coding sequence ATGACGAAACATTTAAAGAACATGTTATTGGTCATCGTTGCGGTCACAATAACCGCTATCGGGGCGAGCTTCACGGTGAAAGCCAACGTCGGCGTGGGTGCATACGAAGCCCTTAACATGAGCATCAACCAACTTTCCGGCATCAAAATCGGAACGCTGGCGATCATATTGAATATCATATGTGTAGCGATACAATGGCTTTTGATGAAAAAAGATTTTCCACTCAGACAATTGTTTCAAATTCCTGTCACATTGATCCTTGGTCAAGTGATGAACCTGATGCTTTATACGGTATTTTCCGGTTTGACGATCGACCAGTACTGGGTGAAAATCGCAATGGTCATTTTAGGGGGCATCATAGCCTCAATCGGGGTCGGATCGATGATGGCTTTGAATTACATCAATATGCCTTTAGAGGGCGCTTGTATGGCCTTCAGTAACCGATTCGGCTTCAACTTCGGGAAAGTGCGCCAAATAGTCGATGTGTTGTTGATCGCAGCCGCTTTGTTGATCACTTTCTCGACGGAAACTACCATCACGGTAAGGGAAGGTACCATCATCAGCATGCTTCTCTTCCCGCCGAGCATGAATTTTGTCTATGAAAAAATCAGATCTTCAGCCGCCGCGCAGGGGCTTTCAATCGATCTTGACTGA
- the nrdH gene encoding glutaredoxin-like protein NrdH, translating to MSNKNVTVYTKPNCMQCNFTKKFLDDNSIRYEIKDIQESEVALAEVKELGFQSLPVVVFDGVEPFFGFRPDLLEQLITA from the coding sequence ATGTCGAACAAGAATGTCACAGTATACACGAAACCGAATTGCATGCAGTGCAATTTTACAAAGAAATTTTTGGATGATAACAGCATCCGTTATGAAATCAAAGATATCCAGGAATCCGAAGTGGCCCTGGCGGAAGTCAAAGAGTTGGGTTTCCAATCTTTGCCTGTAGTCGTCTTTGATGGCGTTGAGCCATTTTTCGGCTTCAGACCTGATTTGCTTGAACAGTTGATCACAGCTTAA
- a CDS encoding OsmC family protein: MTKSLYHTEIINDEGLNGTVSVSDGESLQTSDPLKDLAGFNPEQLFGLSWATCLNATIEALLKARKAEARSKAEVHVDFCREEDGKGFYFDLKAFISVEGMELADVEKLAQSAHKRCPVSKIIGDYNHVTLEVVPYAE, translated from the coding sequence ATGACAAAATCTTTATATCATACGGAAATCATCAATGATGAGGGATTGAACGGGACCGTATCTGTTTCGGATGGGGAATCCCTGCAAACTTCAGATCCACTGAAGGATTTAGCCGGCTTCAATCCTGAACAGTTATTTGGCTTGTCATGGGCGACTTGCTTGAATGCTACAATTGAGGCTTTGCTTAAAGCCAGGAAAGCCGAGGCGAGAAGCAAAGCGGAAGTCCATGTTGATTTCTGCAGGGAAGAAGACGGAAAAGGCTTTTATTTCGATCTGAAGGCCTTTATTTCGGTCGAAGGCATGGAATTGGCGGACGTCGAGAAACTTGCGCAATCAGCCCACAAACGCTGTCCTGTTTCAAAAATCATCGGCGACTACAATCACGTCACTTTGGAAGTTGTCCCGTACGCGGAATAA
- a CDS encoding phosphate:AMP phosphotransferase encodes MLKDFDFDKKDTTLSGTKRSELGSELAALQRKLVSSDSSMLIIVDGWESSGKGHILKDLTRELDPRYFEVSVFDDALDDYAERPFLWRFARDLPGKGRIAFFDRSFYSELMNDLKVNDERLEHHLGYISFLERMLVADNTIVLKLFLHHSQNTMEKRIEKLKNDPYREFLITKDDEKQLKKYSKYLKHFDKILAMTNFDSSPWHVISSEDLKDASREAISIANSTLKRHLEQTEKKPPVPIRSGLKEKPLAKIDLKAAITEEEYEAQLEKLQEEAGELVYEMWLKKIPCVLVFEGTDAAGKGGAISRLTRLIDPRSYDVATTAAPTENESRFNYLWRFYQTFPVKGKMTIYDRSWYGRVLVERVEGFTPEYRWAAAYEEINEMEHNLVHDGLLIIKFLIVIDKEEQKQRFKDRENDPEKNYKLTDEDWRNHEKFEQYEEAMNEMVARTDTKDAPWIIVEGTQKEYARIKVLEEFISRARAFIDSHEGKKQEK; translated from the coding sequence ATGTTAAAAGATTTCGATTTTGACAAAAAAGACACGACATTATCCGGCACAAAAAGGTCCGAACTCGGCAGTGAATTGGCCGCTTTGCAAAGAAAACTGGTCAGCAGCGATTCATCCATGCTGATCATCGTCGATGGCTGGGAATCCTCAGGCAAAGGGCATATTTTGAAGGATCTGACGAGGGAGTTGGACCCGCGTTATTTCGAAGTAAGTGTCTTCGATGATGCCTTGGACGATTACGCAGAGCGTCCCTTTTTGTGGCGCTTCGCACGGGATTTGCCCGGTAAAGGCCGGATCGCTTTTTTTGATCGGAGTTTCTATTCTGAACTCATGAACGATCTGAAAGTGAATGATGAACGACTGGAACATCACCTTGGCTATATCAGTTTTCTGGAGCGGATGCTGGTTGCCGACAATACAATTGTCCTGAAATTATTTCTTCACCACTCGCAAAACACGATGGAAAAACGGATTGAGAAACTGAAAAACGATCCGTACAGAGAGTTCCTCATCACGAAAGACGATGAAAAACAACTCAAAAAATACTCTAAATATCTGAAGCACTTCGACAAAATATTGGCAATGACAAATTTCGATTCATCTCCGTGGCACGTGATTTCTTCGGAGGATCTGAAGGATGCTTCCCGCGAAGCGATTAGCATCGCCAACAGCACTTTAAAGAGACACCTCGAGCAAACTGAAAAGAAACCACCGGTGCCGATCCGTTCCGGCCTGAAGGAAAAACCACTGGCCAAAATCGATTTGAAAGCTGCAATAACGGAAGAAGAGTATGAAGCACAGCTGGAGAAACTGCAGGAAGAAGCTGGGGAATTGGTCTATGAAATGTGGCTGAAAAAGATCCCTTGTGTCCTTGTATTCGAAGGGACTGATGCAGCAGGTAAGGGCGGAGCAATCAGCCGCTTGACAAGGTTGATCGATCCCCGCAGTTATGATGTCGCCACGACTGCGGCACCTACGGAAAACGAGAGCCGCTTTAATTATCTTTGGCGCTTCTATCAGACTTTCCCGGTAAAAGGGAAAATGACCATCTACGACAGAAGTTGGTACGGCCGCGTGTTGGTGGAACGGGTGGAAGGATTCACGCCGGAATACCGCTGGGCAGCTGCCTACGAAGAAATCAATGAAATGGAGCACAACTTGGTCCACGATGGCTTGTTGATCATCAAATTCCTGATCGTGATAGACAAAGAAGAGCAAAAACAGCGCTTCAAAGACCGGGAAAACGATCCGGAGAAAAACTACAAGCTGACCGATGAAGATTGGCGGAACCACGAAAAATTCGAGCAATACGAAGAAGCGATGAACGAAATGGTCGCCAGAACGGACACGAAAGATGCTCCATGGATCATTGTCGAAGGGACCCAAAAAGAATATGCCCGGATCAAAGTGTTGGAAGAATTCATCAGCCGGGCAAGAGCCTTCATCGATAGCCACGAGGGCAAGAAGCAAGAAAAATAG